Proteins encoded together in one Betaproteobacteria bacterium window:
- a CDS encoding glycosyltransferase family 4 protein, with product MKRSAASVARPHAPRVAVNAQCLLSPLTGIGQYTRHLMQAIGARERFQLNYFSGHNWGQQMPDGSSLRLNRLKRLAKRLIPNPHEVSRRIQRIEFARGVRRLRCELYHDPNFLPYDFPGPIVTTVHDLSVVRCPEMHPRPRRQLMDKYFPGALERSRCIITDSLFVRDELVAVYGTPVEKIHPIHLGVAPQYRVRGPDETTVTLAAHGLSHGHYILAVGTLEPRKNLIQGLRAFRRLPEALRETMPFVIVGMKGWLTEGIEAEIAALAARGQVRALGYLPDQALLNLYAGAAMLVYPSIYEGFGLPALEAMASGIPVITSNRSSLPEVVGDVGITVDPADDAGLAEAMHRLAEDPRERSDRAARGLERARNFTWARCAEETERVYHVALAAS from the coding sequence ATGAAACGATCCGCCGCCAGCGTGGCGCGGCCGCACGCTCCCCGCGTCGCGGTAAATGCCCAATGCCTGCTGTCGCCATTGACCGGCATCGGGCAGTACACGCGGCACCTGATGCAGGCGATCGGCGCGCGCGAACGCTTCCAGCTCAACTACTTCTCCGGCCACAACTGGGGGCAGCAGATGCCGGATGGATCGTCGCTGCGTCTCAACCGATTGAAGCGTCTGGCCAAACGACTGATCCCGAATCCCCACGAGGTCAGCCGCCGCATCCAGCGCATCGAATTCGCGCGCGGCGTGCGCCGGTTGCGCTGCGAGCTCTACCACGACCCGAACTTCCTGCCGTACGACTTTCCGGGGCCGATCGTGACGACGGTGCATGACCTGTCGGTGGTGCGCTGTCCGGAGATGCATCCGAGACCACGCCGCCAGCTCATGGACAAGTATTTCCCGGGCGCGCTCGAACGCTCCCGCTGCATCATCACCGATTCCCTTTTCGTCCGCGACGAACTGGTGGCGGTGTACGGCACGCCGGTCGAGAAGATTCATCCGATCCATCTCGGCGTCGCGCCGCAATACCGGGTGCGCGGGCCCGACGAGACGACCGTTACCCTCGCCGCACACGGCCTCTCCCACGGCCACTACATCCTGGCGGTGGGCACGCTCGAGCCGCGCAAGAACCTGATCCAGGGGCTGCGCGCCTTCCGCCGCCTGCCCGAGGCGCTGCGCGAGACGATGCCCTTCGTCATCGTCGGCATGAAGGGCTGGCTCACCGAGGGCATCGAGGCGGAGATCGCGGCGCTCGCCGCCAGGGGACAGGTGCGCGCGCTGGGCTACCTGCCGGATCAGGCCCTGCTCAACCTTTACGCCGGCGCGGCAATGCTCGTCTATCCGTCGATCTACGAAGGCTTCGGCCTGCCGGCGCTGGAGGCGATGGCGTCGGGCATTCCGGTCATCACCTCGAACCGGTCTTCGCTGCCCGAGGTGGTGGGCGATGTCGGCATCACCGTCGACCCGGCGGACGACGCCGGTCTGGCGGAAGCCATGCACCGGCTCGCCGAGGATCCGCGTGAGCGCAGCGACCGTGCGGCGCGCGGACTCGAACGGGCACGTAACTTCACCTGGGCGCGCTGCGCCGAGGAAACCGAGCGCGTCTATCACGTCGCGCTCGCGGCCAGCTGA
- a CDS encoding glycosyltransferase family 4 protein — protein MQSSSVNHVNHSRAAYAPEARAQPVRVAVNATSLLSPLTGIGQYTQNLMRAIERRGQFDLHYFYGHGWGRELRETPMPGIVRAKEFVKRVVPNPHEVFRWVQRMQFRRGVSKFHCELFHDPNYLPFDFSGAIVNTVHDLSFVRFPETHPALRIRFLEKHLPPVLERCNAIITDSAFVRDEVVSVFGIDPEKIHPIHLGVSPTYHPRPSEETTPVLAKYGLTHGQYVLAVGTLEPRKNLIQGLRAFHRLPEALRERMPFVIVGMKGWLTDGIEAEIDALAGHGQVRALGYLSTDDLLQLYAGATMLLYPSVYEGFGLPALEAMACGIPVITSNRSSLPEVVGDVGITIEPGDEAGFAEAIRMLAEDADARAARGAAGVERARHFSWARCAVETERVYRIALADV, from the coding sequence ATGCAATCCTCATCCGTGAACCACGTCAACCATTCGCGCGCCGCCTACGCGCCGGAAGCACGGGCGCAGCCGGTCCGCGTCGCCGTGAACGCGACCTCGCTCCTGTCGCCGCTCACCGGCATCGGCCAGTACACACAGAACCTCATGCGGGCGATCGAACGCCGGGGGCAATTCGACCTCCACTACTTCTACGGTCACGGCTGGGGACGCGAGCTGCGCGAGACGCCGATGCCGGGCATCGTGCGTGCCAAGGAGTTCGTGAAGCGCGTGGTACCCAACCCGCACGAAGTGTTTCGCTGGGTGCAGCGGATGCAGTTCCGGCGCGGCGTGAGCAAGTTCCACTGCGAGCTCTTCCACGATCCGAACTACCTGCCGTTCGACTTCTCCGGCGCCATCGTCAACACCGTACACGACCTGTCCTTCGTGCGCTTTCCAGAGACGCATCCGGCATTGCGCATCCGCTTCCTGGAAAAGCATCTGCCGCCGGTGCTGGAGCGCTGCAATGCCATCATCACCGATTCCGCGTTCGTGCGCGACGAGGTGGTGTCGGTGTTCGGCATCGACCCGGAGAAGATCCACCCGATCCATCTCGGGGTGTCACCCACCTACCACCCGCGGCCGTCCGAGGAGACGACACCGGTGCTGGCGAAGTACGGGCTCACCCATGGCCAGTACGTGCTCGCCGTCGGCACGCTGGAGCCGCGCAAGAACCTGATCCAGGGACTGCGCGCATTCCATCGCCTGCCCGAGGCGCTGCGCGAGCGGATGCCCTTCGTCATCGTCGGCATGAAGGGATGGCTCACCGACGGCATCGAGGCGGAAATCGACGCGCTCGCCGGTCACGGGCAGGTGCGCGCGCTCGGCTATCTTTCGACCGACGATCTGCTGCAGCTCTACGCCGGCGCGACGATGCTGCTGTATCCGTCGGTCTACGAAGGCTTCGGCCTGCCGGCGCTGGAGGCGATGGCGTGCGGCATCCCGGTCATCACCTCGAATCGCTCGTCGCTGCCCGAGGTGGTCGGCGATGTCGGCATCACCATCGAGCCCGGCGACGAGGCAGGCTTTGCCGAGGCGATCCGCATGCTCGCCGAGGACGCGGACGCACGGGCAGCGCGCGGTGCGGCCGGTGTCGAGCGTGCGCGCCACTTCAGCTGGGCGCGCTGCGCAGTGGAGACCGAGCGCGTCTATCGCATCGCGTTGGCCGACGTGTGA